In Solenopsis invicta isolate M01_SB chromosome 1, UNIL_Sinv_3.0, whole genome shotgun sequence, one genomic interval encodes:
- the LOC105202049 gene encoding kynurenine formamidase translates to MAMSEHERLYTPSEWSKRYKSEELLERFFKFCEEVTEKVRKTVDCELNVPYGPTERAKYDIYGSDLPKDAPIFIFIHGGYWQEFSKDLTGFSVPFFVENNIKVITVGYDLCPNVKLGDIVAEIKSAVAQILKYAANSGSKYVCIAGHSAGAHLAACLLHDDNWINRMTQQGYFKLLKKIILISGIYNLKPIVDTSYAIALNLTDEEIETFSISTLDEAKDHRISDLKVVVAVGDCDSPVFVDETRQYAQKIISIVDNVEYLLLKDIDHFDIVEKLLDPNYHLAKLILKCLQPDANVR, encoded by the exons ATGGCTATGTCG gaACACGAGCGACTGTATACTCCAAGCGAATGGAGCAAACGGTATAAATCTGAGGAGCTGCTCGagcgattttttaaattctgcGAGGAAG TTACGGAAAAGGTTCGGAAAACTGTTGATTGCGAACTCAATGTGCCGTACGGTCCAACGGAGCGCGCAAAATACGACATATATGGTAGCGATTTACCTAAAG ATGCaccaatatttatatttatccatGGCGGTTATTGGCAGGAATTCAGCAAAGATCTCACTGGCTTCTCAGTACCTTTCTTTGTTGAAAATAACATCAAAGTAATTACAGTAGGATACGATTTGTGTCCGAATG TCAAACTTGGAGATATAGTAGCAGAGATAAAATCAGCGGTCGCGCAGATATTAAAATATGCGGCCAATTCAGGCTCCAA ATACGTGTGTATCGCTGGACATAGTGCTGGAGCGCATTTGGCCGCATGTCTGTTGCACGATGACAATTGGATCAATCGTATGACACAGCAAgggtattttaaattattaaaaaaaatcatattgatAAGCggcatttataatttaaaacctATAGTTGATACCAGTTATGCAATAGCCCTGAATCTAACTGA CGAAGAAATTGAAACATTTAGTATTTCTACCCTTGATGAAGCAAAAGACCATCGTATCAGTGACTTAAAAGTTGTCGTAGCCGTAGGGGATTGCGATTCTCCAGTGTTTGTGGATGAAACGCGCCAATACGCCCag AAAATCATTTCCATTGTGGATAATGTGGAATATCTTTTGCTTAAAGACATCGACCACTTTGATATAGTGGAAAAACTTCTGGATCCGAACTACCATCTTGCTAAATTGATATTGAAGTGTCTTCAACCAGATGCAAACGTTCGTTAG